Genomic DNA from Orcinus orca chromosome 6, mOrcOrc1.1, whole genome shotgun sequence:
ctattttatgtttgtctAACTTTCTAAAGTTAGCTATGCATTTCTACTGAATGGTTGATCCTAATGTAGACTGAAAAGCAGCCATGGGCACTTATCACTTTAGATAAGTGCAGAAAAATCaatacttatttctttttctgtgtaaatggaaataatgaaGCCATGATGGCATTGGCTGCTACAAAAATGTATATCCTAGACTCTCTAAATCCACAAGATAGAAATGATTTGACAACAAGCACAAGTCAACAGAAATGCAGTCAAATTTCCAGAATAAACGTTTTTATGCCCATGACAGTTGGAAGTATGCATGATGGTCTTTACCTGTACACGTTCCTATTTATTTATCCTCCCTAAATCTatgtattattgttttattatgtGTCCCTTCCATATAGCTTTTAGTTTCTAAACTCTTCTATTACATTTTTACATCAGGCTGGAAACGAGAGTTAAAAATAAGGCCAGAAAACCAAGTATTGAtgtttacaataaaaatttattgagcacctacctacctgcatgtgtcaggcactgtgctagatttGCAGGATGACAAAAGTGAGTATGACTCAGGCTCTGCTCACATGGAGCTCACAATCTACAGGTGGTGAGGGAGGAGGTGCAGGCAGACAACCGCTCTACCAAAGAGGCAATGCTACAACACAGGTTTATACAGAGTGCTGTGGAAACGAGGGTTATGTGGTGAATAACTGAGCCTAAGAGgatcacgtgtgtgtgtgtgtgtgtgtgtgtgtatggtttcTGGTAGTATTTCAGAAAAAAGAAGATTTTCAAGCTAGACTTAAGAGTGTAGGTTTTTGCCAATAAGTAGAGTTGGGAGAGGTTGGAATTTCAGCAAATGTCAAAATGAGACAAAAACACATCGAACAGGGCATGTCCTTTAAGAGAAACTGCAAGTAGCTTGGAATGGGTGGGACATAAGGTCCACAGGCATtaggaaggagaggaaagctagaaaaacaacaaatgagaaGACATGGAAGGTCTTCCAGTTAGTGAAACAAGGAAGAGACTGAGTCCCACCAAGAAAGTTGCCACCAGAAGGACCTATTAGTCCTGACCAGCAACTGAGACCAAAATGCCAGTCAAACATTTGCAACTCAAATCTTTCTAATCTGAAAGGAGATCTCAGCATTCTTCCCTACGTGTAAAAGAACCTAAGTCTTACCAGAATGGTGGACAGTTACCTGTTTCAGACTCATTTGTTTACAGGAACTGTCCCAGTCCCTGAACAGAGAGTTCCAATGTGGAATGGGGTTCCTTCCTAAAAAAGAGAGAGCTCCTAGCTTGAATTGGAAAATAAGTCAGATAAACAAGACAGGCAAATACCAAGAAACAGGTTTCATTAAATTTGTTCTACTCCTTCAATATTATTCTTTTGACTCCGTTATTTTCTTGATTGACAAGGTGACTTTTCATTAACAAGCGTGGCAAACAGTTCAGTGTCACAGCCAACTTCTGTCAAGCCACTTTATAAAATGAAGAGAGGGCAGATGTTTAAACTGTAACTGTCTTCTTCACACAACCTATCCTTTGAAGGGAAAATTctttaaaaggcagaaaaactTCAAACAACACATTCAGTTGAGAGCATCTGGAAAATGGCAAGTTATCACAGTCCAAAGTTAACTGATCATGAAGTTGGTATTTGTATTTTGGATGGTCTTCTACTTGATTGGTTGATTCTACCAGTAGTAAAAAGTCTGAATGATTAGGCTGAACATGTTACAGCATCCAAGGAAGACAATGAGATGTTCCTGATATACATGTAACCTGCCCAGAGGAAGTTTAACATCCTTTTCAGGTCACTTGATTTGAATCCAGGGCTGTCAGTCTCTGAGAATATAAATTCACTGTTTCTTACTTCCAGGGCTTCCTGGATGAAGCTCTGCTATGACCTTTAACTTACAGAGTTGTTATTTATCTCATGGAACAGTTATGAGCTCAATGATGGAAAACTTCATGTCATGGTTACCCCAATGCATTGGATGATGGTGCAATGATCAAAAAGATGCCAGTGATGACAATTGAACGTCCCTTtgccttcccagcctccttcATATATTCTCAGGCATAGGATGACAAAGGGAAGTCCACGAGTCACATGAAGAAAGACTGTAGCCATGGGCACACGATCAGGAGCTCCTCTGTTTGTCTTCACCCCTACCGCCCATGCCACCACCCTGTCCTACTTCCTCCTCCTCTTGTTCCTGTGAATTCCTCTACCATCTTGCCACTAACCACTGTCCTCCACCCAAAGTTCTGCTGACGATTATTCCCAGCTGAACCAATACTCAACCCGTGTCTGACACAGAGTTTGTGTtcaaatagttgttgaatgaaataatgacccCAAACCCTCCAAGGTAACAAAATTTTAGCGGAGTGTctttttgaatgaaataatgcttccTTATGTGGGGTGAAAAGAGCAAGGGTTTTGGAATCTTATCAGCCTAGGTTTATACCTGTCTGTACCACTAACTGGATATAAAACAAGGGCTTAACTACTCTGAGATGCCATTTCATCTACTATAAAGAAGGAAGATAATAATTCCTACTTTGAAGGGTTTTTGTGACTATTGAAAGAGACAGTATATATGAAAatgctagcacagtgcctggaatatactTGGACCTCAATAAACgctcatttctctcttctctgtcttaTGTGGTATTATTAAGATGATAAATAATAGGGAGTAATTAATCTCTGGTGTAGTTGGATGTCTTAGAAGAGATAAACAGCAGTCACAGGGAGGGACAGTGTTAGGAATTTGTAAAGGAAATGATTATTTCTATGGTTAATTTTCTTGGTTGGGGTTTAAGAGGAAATTCATGTTGTCCATTAATTATACTTACCAATTGGGTCTAATTGGCAACTAccccaaaatgaataaaacaagcgGGAATCAAGAGAGAAAAACGGCAGGCAtcctgtcaaaaaataaaatctttgaaatttCTACAACCCAATGGTTGGATTCACATTTTATTAAAGCagaccaatctcccaatttataaaTTTACACATGTGATGGCAACCCAACTGCATATTCAGACCTACGCAAAGCATCAAACAGCACTCTGTACCAGCTATGCCTTGTCTCACTGCTCCCTCAGATAAACGGGTCCTTAAAATCAACATTCCCTTTGCTGGAGGACATAGCCTTCATTATTCTGTTTCAGCCTAGATAACTGTTGTAGTGGTTaaagggttaaatgagttaatccatgTTAAGTGCTTGTAACAATGCTTGGCACTTAGTAAAtcctcaagaaatgtttgtttttgttatactaattataacaataattatGTCTTCCAAGGCTGAATAAGTACtggattcctccctccctccctttaaaaacatttttttttctgatttctagaGATACATGTCTTATTCTCAGGTAATTAGCTACTTCTGACCTAAAAGAAGTACTTTTTCAGAGGCTAATGtacttaacttttctttttaaaagggaaTTGAAACCAATGCCAATGTGTCACTCAACACAGCTCATGTTATTTACTGAAGAGATCCCCAcatttccctctcttctctcatgGGCCAAGAAAATGActaattagatagatagatagaaccatatatatctatatctatctgtcaCATATTATCTCTATCATATACCTctttctatctgtctatctatctatctacctacctacctttcTATCTATCTTCCAAAAAAAAGTCGTCAAAGACATTTCATTATAACAGGTTTCCTACCAATTCTGGCTATTCTATCCCAAACTGGGAGAGAAATTTAATGGTAAATAATGTCTCTGGAGTTGTTAACTTACTAACAAGCTAGTTTTAGGCTAGATGACTCAGGCAGGATCTCATTTCAAATCTAGGCCTCAGGAGAATCTGCCTCTGCCCCTTTCTGCTCCTTCCCTAAAACAGCATTTACAGAGGGGCCCAGATCCTTGAGTTAGGTCTTCGAGCCCTAGTGTCCTAGAATCAAGCCAGACTTCTAGAGCAGCCACAGCTTGGGGTGGTAGTTGTTGGTTGTTGGTTGGGCAGGGGATAGCTGGTTGGTGAGAGGCATAGTAGGGTCTCACCCCACTTTTCATAAAACATCACTTGGTAATTTCCTCAGTGCCCATAACCTGGCAGGGCTGCCTCTTCATAAGAATGTACTCATTGGGGAAAACACAAAGCAATATCACTTGAAGCACAAAATATAAGGGTTGGTTCTTCTGGATTATCAATAGTTTACAAAATAACAAGCCAAGGAGGGTCTAGGTCCTGGCGGCCGAAGAGTGTGGTAGGTAATGGTCGTCAGCGCAAGGGTCATTTCATCACTGGGAAGGGACAGCCCTTGCCCGCGGTGATGGTGGCTAGCAAGATGAACAAAGATGCGCAGATGAGAGAAGCAATTAACCAAAAGTTGATAGAAACTGGAGAAAGAGAATGCCTCAAAGAGTGGCTGAGAGCTAAATTAACTGAATGTGGCTGGAAGGATCAGTTGAAGGCACTAtgtaaagaggtaattaaagaaaaaggactAGAACACATTACTGTCGATGACTCGATGGCTGAAATCACACCAAAAGGCAGAGCCCTGGTACCTGACAGTGTAAAGAAGGAGCTCCTACAAAGAATAAGAACATTCCTTGCTCAGCATGCCAGCCTTTAAGATTGAATTAGATTGTGttgttttgtggttttatttctgaaagtaaAACTTGccagacttctctggtggcacagtggttgggaatctgcctgccaacacaggggacacgggttcgatccctggtcagggaagatcctgtatgccgcggagcagctaggcccatgcgccataactgctgagcctgtgtgcctagagtccgtgctccgcagcgggagaggccaccgcaatgagaagcccgcgcatcacaatgaagtgtagcccccacttgccacaactagagaaagcctacacgcagcaatgaagacccaacgcagcgggggcggggtgggggggaacttGCCATAAATTAGGAATCGATTTCCcaaaataaaatccttttttgTATGATGGTATACAGTTTTCAGTAATGATGCATACAATTGTATTGATTTTTCcctaaatgtgttattttaataaatatctcatgaattaaaaaaaaaaagtaacaagccAAGAGTAACTACTGTACATTTTCCAGAAAGTTACTAATTAGCACCTTCCTGAGAACATAAATTCAGTTTGGGAGCACACACCTCCCCAGGCCACTCCACCACTTTGTGCAACAATTAGACAGCTTGTTAAATATTAGGAGCAAAACCTCAAAGAGCTGATGACACAAACCCTCCTGGAAATTTACCACAAAAGCGCTTGTTTAAGGAACCAAGCACAAAATTGGCTTAGCTGTGTCTTTCCTGCAGACTGAATAGCACACtggtatttttagtttctttctttccccccacAGTTACCAAGTCCTAATGAACAAAAGTTAAATGACATTTTAGTGCAGATCAACCAGATTTTTGCCGATTTGTTGCACGGCTAAAAATGGAAATGTCTGAACATCCAGTGTCTGTTGATTGTGATTCCAATTCTCTTGATACTTCCTTGCTTACTCTTCAAGATGCAGTGGAGAAATGGTCTCAAGGGGAAAAACTGGAGAAGAAAGGGCTAAGGATTTTGCATCAAATACATTGATATCCTAAGTGCCCTGCTTTTATTCCTTGCTCAGGTGCCTGGAGAACCTTTTCTTATTTGAGTTCCCCTGGTGCTTTGTTAAACAGAATAAGAGAAGTACCTCCCAAACTAAGGTAATGACAATGCTGAGCAAAGAGTAGCAGTTAGGAGTTTGGAGTCGTGAGTTCAGGTAAAGGCTGTGCCAGTTAATTCACTGTATGAATTTAGGTAGGACACTTGATTGACCTTTTCCAAGTGGGCTTTCCTATCTGGAAAATGAAGGCAATGAACtaggtgaaatatatatatatataaaataccaatGATAATATATAGTTATGGATATATAGAATCCCATGAGTATGAATAGCTCTGCTTCTGCcccatctatata
This window encodes:
- the LOC101275861 gene encoding transcription and mRNA export factor ENY2-like; translated protein: MVASKMNKDAQMREAINQKLIETGERECLKEWLRAKLTECGWKDQLKALCKEVIKEKGLEHITVDDSMAEITPKGRALVPDSVKKELLQRIRTFLAQHASL